One Thermoleophilaceae bacterium DNA window includes the following coding sequences:
- a CDS encoding response regulator transcription factor, with product MPAAAVSTLRLLVVDDHPVVRQGIRALLERELDGVEVSTADTPDAALRDASTPGPDVVVIDLRRVSGDVQTTINSLQQKLGSPIVVFTADGGPRMLSEALKAGVKGYVRKDSPPEDLIRAIQAARSGEFYVDPALSSSLLLEEGERTLTARQREILQMLADGMHTEEVANRLGLSTETVRTHTKRILAKLQAGTRTQAVAIGIRSGLIE from the coding sequence ATGCCGGCAGCTGCGGTGAGCACACTTCGCCTGCTCGTGGTGGATGACCATCCGGTCGTCCGCCAGGGCATCCGTGCGCTGCTCGAGCGCGAGCTCGACGGCGTTGAGGTGTCCACGGCGGACACCCCGGACGCCGCCCTGCGCGACGCGTCCACGCCCGGCCCCGACGTCGTGGTGATCGACCTCAGGCGGGTGAGCGGGGACGTACAGACCACCATCAACTCGCTCCAGCAGAAGCTCGGCTCGCCGATCGTGGTGTTCACGGCCGACGGCGGGCCGCGGATGCTGTCCGAGGCGCTGAAGGCGGGCGTGAAGGGCTACGTGCGCAAGGACTCCCCGCCAGAGGACCTGATCCGCGCGATCCAGGCCGCGCGCAGCGGCGAGTTCTACGTCGACCCCGCGCTGTCGTCCTCACTTCTGCTCGAGGAGGGCGAGCGCACTCTCACCGCGCGCCAGCGGGAGATCCTTCAGATGCTGGCCGACGGGATGCATACCGAAGAGGTGGCGAACCGGCTGGGGCTCTCCACCGAGACCGTCCGCACCCACACCAAGCGCATCCTGGCGAAGCTGCAGGCGGGCACGCGTACTCAGGCGGTTGCCATTGGC
- a CDS encoding type IV pilus twitching motility protein PilT, with the protein MFDLQPALRRVIETEGSDLHLKVPSRPLIRTHGILEPIPDSEPLSPDDTEIVFKEMLTEELKLKEFAEEFEVDFSYAVPGLARFRVNAFRQRGVISLVCRAIPHTIRTVDELNLPPVIAELAMEERGIILVTGTTGSGKSTTLAAMIDEINRTQSKHVVTIEDPIEFLHRDKLSIINQREVGSDTTSFKRALRRVLRQDPDVILVGEMRDEETVSTALSAAETGHLVFSTLHTVDAPETVNRIVDFFPPHQQQQARAMLAGTLKGVISQRLVRTPDGRGRVATCEILRMTGRVRDMIMNPEETGRLTEVIFEGEYYGMQTFDQALLKHVQAGRVSMEEALRAATHPHDFKLLVSSDGQRSTSVENVFAGANGQNADYS; encoded by the coding sequence ATGTTCGATCTTCAGCCTGCCCTTCGCCGAGTGATCGAGACGGAGGGGTCCGACCTCCATCTCAAGGTGCCGTCCCGTCCGCTCATCCGGACGCACGGCATTCTGGAGCCGATCCCGGATTCGGAGCCGCTGAGCCCCGACGACACCGAGATCGTCTTCAAGGAGATGCTCACGGAGGAGCTCAAGCTGAAGGAGTTCGCCGAGGAGTTCGAGGTGGACTTCTCCTACGCCGTGCCCGGTCTCGCCCGCTTCCGCGTGAACGCGTTCCGCCAGCGCGGCGTGATCTCCCTCGTGTGCCGCGCGATTCCGCACACGATCCGCACGGTGGATGAGCTCAACCTCCCGCCTGTCATCGCCGAGCTGGCGATGGAGGAGCGCGGCATCATCCTCGTCACCGGCACCACCGGCTCGGGCAAGTCCACCACGCTCGCGGCGATGATCGATGAGATCAACCGCACGCAGTCAAAGCACGTGGTGACGATCGAGGACCCGATCGAGTTCCTGCACCGCGACAAGCTGTCGATCATCAACCAGCGCGAGGTGGGCAGCGACACCACCTCGTTCAAGCGAGCGCTCCGGCGCGTCCTGCGCCAGGACCCGGACGTGATCCTCGTGGGCGAGATGCGAGACGAGGAAACGGTGAGCACCGCGCTGTCAGCGGCGGAGACCGGCCATCTCGTGTTCTCCACGCTGCACACCGTGGACGCGCCCGAGACGGTCAACCGCATCGTCGACTTCTTCCCGCCCCACCAGCAGCAGCAGGCGCGCGCCATGCTCGCCGGCACGCTGAAGGGCGTTATCTCCCAGCGCCTCGTCCGGACGCCGGACGGCAGGGGCCGCGTGGCCACCTGCGAGATCCTCCGCATGACCGGTCGCGTGCGAGACATGATCATGAACCCGGAGGAGACGGGCCGCCTCACCGAGGTGATCTTCGAGGGCGAGTACTACGGCATGCAGACCTTCGACCAGGCCCTGCTCAAGCACGTGCAGGCCGGCCGCGTGTCGATGGAGGAGGCGCTGCGCGCCGCCACCCACCCGCACGACTTCAAGCTGCTCGTCTCCTCCGATGGTCAGCGCTCCACGTCTGTGGAGAACGTGTTCGCCGGCGCGAACGGCCAGAACGCCGACTACTCCTAA
- a CDS encoding YihY/virulence factor BrkB family protein yields MAPPRRTRRSFGRAARDFYWKAYHDNLTGLSAMVAYNLLLSIFPLALLALFIAGKILQSNELENSVLKDLQHLFPTTAKSTLESVLTRVRHSSAGLGIGALVTSIWIGASFWGALDTAFCRIYHVRCRSWVEQKRFALAMLVVVLLFMAATVAVPTLQSILVGGAKNLPFGLAKVHDFVFAASLAAGLLILFAILCVIYWSVPNRLVPWRAIWPGALGATLAIGVIDYAFPLYLTNINTIARLGTTLIFIVIVLIWFYVIAIIVLAGGVINAARFEIYDTGELKMKRA; encoded by the coding sequence GTGGCGCCGCCGCGGCGCACTAGGCGCAGCTTCGGCCGCGCGGCGCGCGACTTCTACTGGAAGGCGTATCACGACAACCTCACCGGCCTGTCGGCGATGGTCGCCTACAACCTGCTGCTCTCGATCTTCCCGCTGGCGCTGCTCGCGCTCTTCATCGCCGGCAAGATCCTGCAGTCCAACGAGCTCGAGAACAGCGTGCTCAAGGACCTGCAGCACCTGTTTCCCACCACCGCGAAGAGCACGCTCGAGTCGGTGCTCACGCGGGTGCGTCACTCATCAGCCGGACTCGGCATCGGAGCGCTCGTGACGAGCATCTGGATCGGAGCCTCGTTCTGGGGAGCTCTCGACACCGCCTTCTGCCGCATCTACCACGTGCGCTGCCGTAGCTGGGTGGAGCAGAAGCGCTTCGCGCTCGCCATGCTCGTGGTCGTCCTTCTATTCATGGCCGCCACGGTGGCGGTGCCCACGCTGCAGTCGATCCTCGTGGGCGGGGCGAAGAACCTGCCGTTCGGCCTCGCGAAGGTGCACGACTTCGTCTTCGCCGCGAGCCTCGCGGCCGGGCTCTTGATCCTGTTCGCGATCCTCTGCGTGATCTACTGGAGCGTGCCCAACAGGCTCGTGCCGTGGAGGGCGATCTGGCCCGGCGCCCTCGGAGCAACGCTCGCGATCGGCGTGATCGACTACGCGTTCCCGCTCTACCTCACGAACATCAACACGATCGCGAGGCTCGGCACCACGCTGATCTTCATCGTGATCGTGCTGATCTGGTTCTACGTGATCGCGATCATCGTGCTCGCCGGAGGCGTGATCAACGCGGCGCGCTTCGAGATCTATGACACGGGCGAGTTGAAGATGAAGAGGGCATAG
- a CDS encoding AIM24 family protein, with protein sequence MNSSLAEFKETQSQDAFSLQNERLLKVRLEAVTIQARQGAMVAYQGDVHFEHAGSGMKRLMKKVATGEGVDLMKVSGTGEVFLAVRAQEVHLLQLNDEELTVNGQNVLAFDAGVDWDIKKVEGVSGVLTGGLFNIKLKGTGTVAVISDGPPMLLDVGSAPTFCDPQAAIVWSQGVKSSIKTDANLKSFVGMGSGETVQVAFSGEGWVLVQPSEGKVTERVSGSNQSGGGLGGLLSNLGS encoded by the coding sequence TTGAACAGCTCACTGGCCGAGTTCAAGGAGACGCAGTCGCAGGACGCGTTCTCGCTACAGAACGAGAGGCTGCTGAAGGTGCGGCTCGAGGCGGTGACCATCCAGGCGCGCCAGGGCGCGATGGTGGCCTACCAGGGCGACGTGCACTTCGAGCACGCGGGAAGCGGCATGAAGCGCCTGATGAAGAAGGTCGCCACCGGGGAGGGCGTCGACCTCATGAAGGTGTCCGGCACGGGGGAGGTGTTCCTCGCCGTGCGGGCGCAGGAGGTCCATCTGCTTCAGCTGAACGACGAGGAGCTCACGGTCAACGGCCAGAACGTGCTGGCCTTCGACGCGGGCGTGGACTGGGACATCAAGAAGGTCGAGGGCGTGTCCGGTGTGCTCACGGGCGGTCTCTTCAACATCAAGCTCAAGGGCACCGGGACGGTGGCGGTGATCTCCGACGGCCCGCCGATGCTGCTCGACGTGGGCAGCGCGCCCACCTTCTGCGACCCGCAGGCCGCGATCGTGTGGTCACAGGGCGTGAAGAGCTCCATCAAGACGGACGCCAACCTCAAGAGCTTCGTGGGCATGGGGTCCGGCGAGACGGTGCAGGTGGCGTTCTCCGGCGAGGGTTGGGTGCTTGTCCAGCCGAGCGAGGGGAAGGTCACCGAGCGGGTGAGCGGCTCCAACCAGAGCGGCGGCGGCCTGGGAGGCCTGCTCAGCAATCTGGGCAGTTGA
- a CDS encoding sigma-70 family RNA polymerase sigma factor: MSVAELQELEEVKLLITKGQTTGVLTYAEVATALAEVDLDESDIEDLHGFLERSEIELVEEIDQQIPAAQAEAERSERGGRRRKAKTQLDLRPDMTTDSLQLFLKDIGKVRLLTAQEEVDLAKRIERGDLDAKQKMVESNLRLVVSIAKNYRNQGLPFLDLIQEGTLGLVRAAEKFDYRKGFKFSTYATWWIRQAIARALADKARTIRIPVHVVEKLNKIGRAERKLVTELGREPTPEEIAEVTGIEPEEVDSIKRSAQAPVSLEKPVGDEEESEFGQFIADERAESPYERAAEILTKEALREALENLSYRERRVLELRYGLGGEHPRTLDEVGRTFNVTRERIRQIENQSLKKLQSLAEAQKLRDVA, translated from the coding sequence ATGTCAGTAGCTGAGCTTCAGGAACTCGAGGAGGTCAAGCTCCTCATCACGAAGGGGCAGACCACCGGCGTACTGACTTACGCCGAGGTGGCAACGGCTCTCGCCGAGGTGGATCTCGACGAGAGCGACATCGAGGATCTGCACGGATTCCTCGAGCGGTCGGAGATCGAGCTGGTCGAGGAGATCGACCAACAGATCCCGGCGGCGCAGGCGGAAGCCGAGCGCAGCGAGCGCGGAGGACGTCGCCGCAAGGCGAAGACGCAGCTCGACCTGCGCCCGGACATGACCACCGACTCGCTGCAGCTGTTCCTCAAGGACATCGGCAAGGTCCGGCTGCTCACGGCACAGGAGGAGGTCGACCTCGCCAAGCGCATCGAGCGCGGCGATCTCGACGCGAAGCAGAAGATGGTCGAGTCCAACCTGCGACTCGTCGTCTCAATTGCGAAGAACTACCGCAACCAGGGCCTGCCGTTCCTGGACCTCATCCAGGAGGGCACGCTGGGCCTCGTGCGTGCGGCCGAGAAGTTCGACTACCGCAAGGGCTTCAAGTTCTCCACCTACGCCACCTGGTGGATCCGGCAGGCGATCGCGCGTGCCCTGGCCGACAAGGCGCGCACCATCCGCATCCCGGTGCACGTGGTGGAGAAGCTGAACAAGATCGGCCGTGCCGAGCGCAAGCTCGTCACCGAGCTTGGCCGCGAGCCCACTCCGGAGGAGATCGCCGAGGTCACGGGGATCGAGCCCGAGGAGGTCGACTCGATCAAGCGGTCGGCGCAGGCGCCTGTGTCGCTGGAGAAGCCGGTCGGCGACGAGGAGGAGTCCGAGTTCGGGCAGTTCATCGCCGACGAGCGGGCCGAATCGCCGTACGAGCGGGCGGCGGAGATCCTCACCAAGGAGGCTCTGCGCGAGGCTCTAGAGAACCTCTCGTACCGCGAGCGGCGTGTGCTCGAGCTTCGCTACGGGCTGGGCGGCGAGCATCCGCGCACGCTCGACGAGGTGGGCCGCACGTTCAACGTCACGCGCGAGCGCATCCGCCAGATCGAGAATCAGTCGCTGAAGAAGCTGCAGTCTCTCGCTGAGGCGCAGAAGCTGCGCGACGTCGCTTAA
- a CDS encoding helix-turn-helix domain-containing protein yields MECEPLDTCPVCATADLICGKWTILVIRDLAAGRARFCELERSLTGISPRTLSLRLRALEEEGIVVRKTFPEVPPRVEYSLTTKGEALLPLLEDMRRYGREWLKREPAAAAAAV; encoded by the coding sequence ATGGAGTGCGAGCCTCTGGATACTTGCCCGGTCTGCGCAACCGCCGATCTCATCTGCGGCAAGTGGACCATCCTCGTGATTCGCGACCTCGCCGCGGGCCGGGCCCGCTTCTGCGAGCTCGAGCGCTCACTCACCGGCATCAGCCCACGCACCCTGTCGCTGCGGCTGCGCGCGCTGGAGGAGGAGGGGATCGTGGTGCGCAAGACGTTCCCCGAGGTTCCGCCGCGCGTGGAGTACTCGCTCACGACCAAGGGTGAGGCGCTCCTGCCTCTGCTCGAGGACATGCGCCGGTACGGGCGCGAGTGGCTGAAGCGCGAGCCCGCAGCGGCCGCTGCTGCCGTCTAG
- a CDS encoding septal ring lytic transglycosylase RlpA family protein, with protein MNVRIPTAGLALALSSLVLALPAAAFAGNGGAAPPTPAADGPVDPAFALSTGASTFVGKTLQVTGTDRNAAGRTVTVETRQGTDPWEAVASVAVGQDGSFSTSWRPTSGGQFQIRGVLAGASSAANSPSSSAPRTVVVYKRSIATWYGPGFYGKRTACGRRLTRRLVGVANRHLRCGTQVQLSYHGHTLVAPVVDRGPFAHHAQWDLTAAAAKQLGFTVTSRIGAAPLDLSLQPPAL; from the coding sequence ATGAACGTTCGGATCCCAACAGCCGGGCTTGCGCTTGCGTTGTCGAGCCTTGTCCTCGCCCTGCCGGCCGCGGCCTTCGCGGGGAACGGCGGCGCGGCGCCGCCCACGCCCGCAGCGGACGGTCCGGTGGATCCGGCCTTCGCCCTGAGCACGGGCGCGAGCACCTTCGTCGGCAAGACGCTCCAGGTGACGGGCACCGACCGCAACGCAGCCGGCAGGACGGTCACGGTGGAGACGCGCCAGGGAACGGACCCGTGGGAGGCCGTGGCGTCGGTGGCCGTCGGCCAGGACGGGAGCTTCTCCACGAGCTGGCGCCCTACCAGTGGCGGCCAGTTCCAGATCCGCGGCGTGCTCGCGGGAGCGTCGAGCGCCGCGAACTCGCCGAGCTCCTCCGCACCTCGGACGGTGGTGGTCTACAAGCGGTCGATCGCCACCTGGTACGGCCCGGGCTTCTACGGCAAGCGCACCGCTTGCGGAAGGCGCCTCACGCGCAGGCTCGTGGGCGTGGCCAACCGCCACCTTCGCTGCGGAACGCAGGTGCAGCTCTCCTACCACGGCCACACGCTGGTCGCCCCGGTGGTGGACCGGGGGCCGTTCGCGCACCACGCCCAGTGGGACCTCACGGCGGCCGCGGCCAAGCAGCTCGGCTTCACCGTCACCAGCCGGATCGGGGCCGCCCCCCTAGATCTTTCCCTGCAACCCCCAGCTCTTTGA